From Poecile atricapillus isolate bPoeAtr1 chromosome Z, bPoeAtr1.hap1, whole genome shotgun sequence, one genomic window encodes:
- the LOC131572557 gene encoding uncharacterized protein LOC131572557: MISKVFSNLTYSVIRTRTRPPRGAGLAPQPLCSLARDCRPGLPCLWRSTARDRRQERPARRRRGEPAGSRQPGGKEGGRRRKNRALPAGASAHRAGQQTPGGAGGQNGRRVRPAFPGPTPRTFRPTDKGPARPLAISSLSVSFSLFSFSRNSLSPRCPPPPLCPLRTHAPGAPGRGSREPALGPRAAAVPPRPPPPGSAGDPLPRPAIPERIPPASPAVIFLLFYYFNFTSPLLGGVAARPPLPPRLQTSSLPSPPSQRRTGSPHRARGSPPSLIVPRIARGSGGAETGSPLPATVLGRPGRGKLPFLQPLATGEEEASGAGDPAHAVPLPPPPPPQPCRWRRRRTAPRRKRLMAAVRRQQEEETPRRMKMMMVAAARKHQHNSRD; the protein is encoded by the exons atgatctcaaaggtcttttctaaTCTAACTTATTCTGTGATTCGTACACGCACTCGCCCACCTCGGGGCGCGGGCCTCGCCCCGCAGCCCCTTTGCTCGCTGGCCAGGGACTGCCGGCCCGGGCTGCCATGTCTGTGGCGCAGCACGGCCCGGGATCGGCGGCAGGAGCGCCCCGCCCGCCGGCGCCGCGGGGAACCGGCCGGGAGCCGGCAGccgggagggaaggaaggagggcgGCGGCGAAAGAACCGCGCTCTTCCAGCTGGCGCCTCAGCCCACCGAGCCGGGCAGCAGACACCGGGTGGTGCAGGAGGCCAGAATGGCCGCAGGGTCCGGCCAGCCTTCCCCGGGCCTACGCCGCGCACTTTTCGGCCGACAGATAAGGGC CCTGCCCGTCCCCTCGCtatttcctctctctctgtttccttttctctcttctccttttcccGGAATTCTCTCTCCCCGCGCTGCCCTCCGCCCCCGCTTTGCCCGCTCCGCACACACGCCCCCGGAGCGCCAGGCAGGGGCAGTAGGGAGCCTGCGCTCGGCCCCCGCGCTGCCGCCGTCCCGCCCCGGCCCCCCCCGCCGGGCAGCGCCGGGGACCCCCTCCCCCGCCCGGCCATTCCGGAGCGAATTCCCCCCGCCTCCCCCGCCGtgatttttctcctgttttattattttaattttacctcTCCTCTTCTCGGAGGGGTCGCTGCGCGgcctcccctcccaccccgACTACAAACCTCTTCGCTCCCTTCCCCACCCTCGCAGAGGCGAACGGGGAGTCCCCACCGCGCCCGAGGGTCTCCTCCCTCGCTCATCGTGCCCCGCATCGCCCGTGGGTCCGGGGGAGCTGAGACAGGCAGCCCCCTCCCTGCCACCGTCCTCGGCCGCCCGGGAAGGGGGAAG CTCCCCTTTCTGCAGCCATTAGCGACGGGCGAGGAAGAAGCGAGTGGAGCTGGGGACCCCGCGCACGCCGTGCCACTccccccgccgcctccccccCAGCCCTGTCGCTGGCG gaggaggaggacggcGCCGAGGAGGAAGAGGCTGATGGCGGCggtgaggaggcagcaggaggaggagaccCCACgaaggatgaagatgatgatggtGGCGGCGGCGAGGAAGCACCAGCACAACAGCCGGGATtaa